The Bos mutus isolate GX-2022 chromosome 11, NWIPB_WYAK_1.1, whole genome shotgun sequence nucleotide sequence CTACCTAAATTGGAGCCGACAGGGAGTACCATCCGGGCGGCAGCCGAAGCGACCACGCTCTCCTAGAGACCAAGACACGTCGTCTTGTGACTGTCCTGGAGCTTTATTCTCTTGACGCTGGAGCTGGAGTAGCCCTCATCACTGCCCAGGCTTTGCATGCTTCCCCGCTCGTCCGAGTCGCTCACGCTGCTGCAGCTCCAGTCCAGGTCGCCCGTGAGATAGTCTGTGCTCTCGACGTCCACGTCAATCTCTTCTGTGGGGACGAGACAGACCTTGGTGAGGGCCCGCTTTGGGAAAGACGAGCTCGGCGGCGGGCCCTAACCGCTGAGGGACCAGGAGGCCGGCTCCTGCAGGTCACACCCCTTGACTTCTCTAAGTCAGGGGGCTTCTTGGTCCCCCCTCTGCCCGGGTggaagggggcgggggcggggggaggctcACCCCTGTCGGAGTCAGAGCGCTCCGAGGAGACAGTGGAGCCGGTGCTGTCCATCCGTATCCTCTCGATGCCCAGCTTCTCCAGCTGCCTCTTCAGGTGCCGCTGCTCTCGCTGCAGCTGGTCGATTTGGTGAATGGCTTTTCTGTCACAGTCTTCAAGTTTCTGTGGGTCGAAGGGGCAGTTGTTGAAGGGCGCGGGCACATTTCACAATCGGTGATGGCCCCGCACCTCCCTGTCTAGAGGTGAAATATGCCAGTTTCCCACAGAAGCCGTCTGCCGTGTCCCTTGTTGAGCTTCTTGCGGGGACAGCAAGCTGACTGGCTGGTGACCCCGTTTTCATCTACCTTTATCACCATCAACAGCACTGTGGAACCTGCACTGTTGTGTGGATTCCAGGGTGAGCTGACACACTGGCACCGGCCCCCTCAACTGCCACAGTGAAAAGACCATGGCGGGAACCCCCAACCTGGTCTCCCTTGTCTGTGGTGACGCCTCCCCCAGCACCTACTCTCTGAGCAACTGTGTGTGACAGAAGCTTAAGAAACATACCTTTTCCTTTAAAGGTATGTTTATTCAAGTACACATCCCAGTTACACTGGTGACTTTTTGTGTCAGGTCAAGTCTCCGTTAACTTCTGTCTGTTGGCGGGAATGATATTCCCTTTTGAAGTTCTCATTCCGAACTGTCCAAATAAGAGCttagaaaacacattttcctAAATCACTTTGTTTTCACAAATCTGTTCTCCAGTGTCTCAGATAATTCTTCAGATAATTATGAAGATTGTGTAATTGTGGTTGTTTTGCTCTAAACAGAGGTTCTTGCCCCCTGCTGCAGAACTGCCATGTATGCAGGCTACTAACTATAATTCAAGTGACATGTGTCCGCTTGTGACTATAACTATAAAAACACGCTAAACAGTGATTTTGGCCCAGGATTTTACCCTTTGCTTTTCAAGACACATACTGTGTGCTGACTTTGTTTCAGACCCTCTGGGAGGTGCTGGGGATACAAGGTGAACACAAAGATCTGGTCCCATCCTTGCCTGTACTCTAACATAGTGGACGGAAACAAGTGAACAGTCACACAAACCATGGTCAGAGGTCAACTGTGACGAGTCCTAAAGGGAGAGATCCAGCAGTAAGGACCATCTCTTAACAGGAAGAAGGCAACTCAGTCATGGAAGGCGTCCCTGCACCGCGATACCTGTGCTGAGGTCTGAAGGATGACAAGAAGTCATCTAGgtgaagaagggagggaagagcgCACCAAGCAGAGggcacagcatgtgcaaaggccccgtGGTGAGAGAGCCTGACAAGGGCAAGGGACTGAGcgcagggctgggtggggagtGTCTGGCATGAGCTGCTGCTGCACAGGCAAGGGTGTGGGAAGGGGGCAGGTAAGGCAGGCCTGGCTCAGTATGTCCTGAGCAGCCACGGAACACTTTTCCATGTGGTGACATGTTGATTTGAACTTTGGCAGGACTGACCTTGGGAAGCAGGAGATTAGCTTGGAGGAGCCCTCTGAGGAGTCTGCTGCAGTACATGATGGTGTTTATGGAAACAGAGCAGGCTGTGGCATATGTAAGTCTTGAAGGCATGTGGCTAAGGAGCAAGACGATATCAGGATCAAGGGTGACCCTGAGTTTCTGGCTCGTACATCACATGGACAGCTGGAAGGACAATTTAACTTCTGGTTCTTGGGGGGTAAGAATTACTCGGTTGGGTGCTGGACAGGTTGAGTCTGTGATTCATCCAAGAAGCAGGTTGGAAGAGTTCAGAGGAGAGAACTGTCCCGGAGACAGTCTCTCATAACAACAAACAAACCCTTAGTGGGCAGGTCAAGACAAAAAGGTACCTCAGGATGCACTTACCTTTATGTGCAATTTGGCTTTTGTTAATAAACTCAACGTAGTGTGTCGATTTGATTCTGGACCAAGTGGCACCAGCCCCTTCAACTTTTCCAGGCATAAGCGAAGGTGGGCCCGTCTACAAAAACAAGATCAAAGAAGCACTTGAGACTTTCATAGCTGGCCAGAAGGCGCCCGGGAGAACAAGCTTTAACAGAGTATGAAGTTGCCCAGGCCCACTGGAGACAAATGCCACCAGGGACTTCTGGCCAAGTGAACATCTTTTGAAATTAGGCAACTCTGATAAAAACCAAGGAGACGCAAAAATCCATGGTTTTCTAAAGTTGAGTCTATAACACACATCAAAGGTAAACACTGATATCTATATACTATACATGCCAGTGAGAGAATCCTTTGAACCCATacctctctttcccctttcagGATCACTAAATCACGACAACTATATCTTGCTGTATATAATATTTATCCATGTGAATGACAAATGTGTATGGTTATTCgttacaattattttaataatagcaAAGATTGAAACAACCCAACCCATCATCAATAGGGACTGGTCAAGTGAATTATGGTGCACCCAGACAGGAGAGTACTATGCAGCTATGAAAGACAATGAAAATATGCTCTATGCATTATGAGGAAAGAGCACTCAGATATGCtgttaagaaaagaaaagcaagatacCAAACTATGCCTATAACATGCTATCTCTgagtaaaaatagaagaaaaattattatcTATATTCATGTTTTCTTGTGTGACATAAAGAAAGT carries:
- the MXD1 gene encoding max dimerization protein 1 isoform X1; its protein translation is MGNSGSMRLAVFLNNEQLECSLHLLRTEEAEHGYASMLPYNNKDRDALKRRSKSKKNNSSSRSTHNEMEKNRRAHLRLCLEKLKGLVPLGPESNRHTTLSLLTKAKLHIKKLEDCDRKAIHQIDQLQREQRHLKRQLEKLGIERIRMDSTGSTVSSERSDSDREEIDVDVESTDYLTGDLDWSCSSVSDSDERGSMQSLGSDEGYSSSSVKRIKLQDSHKTTCLGL
- the MXD1 gene encoding max dimerization protein 1 isoform X2 gives rise to the protein MAAAVRMNIQMLLEAADYLERREREAEHGYASMLPYNNKDRDALKRRSKSKKNNSSSRSTHNEMEKNRRAHLRLCLEKLKGLVPLGPESNRHTTLSLLTKAKLHIKKLEDCDRKAIHQIDQLQREQRHLKRQLEKLGIERIRMDSTGSTVSSERSDSDREEIDVDVESTDYLTGDLDWSCSSVSDSDERGSMQSLGSDEGYSSSSVKRIKLQDSHKTTCLGL